AAACTACAAGAAACATAGAAATAAAACTTAGATCAAGGTGccgaaaagaaaataatggatGGATGCAGCATTTGCAGCAATATCCTGGAACTATATGCTAACTTGCATACATATCAACTAGTGTgtacttttatatatacttatgcacgcatatataatatgtgtgtgtgtgtgcgcgtgcATGTCGAAGTGACAGGAGGAACTAGTTTTTCCATATCATGTGACATACTTCGTAGCAAAATTCATAGCCATAATGCTGAACCCTTCTTTTGGCAAGACTTTTCCAAGGCTTAGCCTCAACGGCTGCAAGCAATTCctggaaaacaaagaaatgTAACATAAAGAATATAGTGAAAGCCAAAAACTTTCATGCAACATTTACTCAGACAGGATTAGAAGCTTAAGTGCAGAAGACTAAATAACGCAAGAATAAAGTCCTGCAACAGAAGACAGTGACCTAACCTCCTCTTCTTTGATGCTGACAAAGTCCTGCAATAAGTAAAGGCCAGGAATGTTCAACTCAGAAGCCATCAACGATACTGGAACTGAGTCACTAACCTGCCCCTGAAGGTAAGCAACTTCATCAATCTATAAGAGACAAATACATAATGGATACTGTGGCTTGtgtaagataaaatataatgagTCATTGACGATCTACTTGTACCCGAATGAACTCAATAGTATACCTATAAAAGGCTCCCGATAATACACAATGTTCCTGGCTACTTATCCAGATTTCAACAAGGAATTCAAATATCAAGTCTATTTAAGACAAATTCCAAGTTATCTGCTTAAGAGACAATAATTAAGCAATGGCCAACCAAATCGTACAAATCCCGTGTGAGAAAACACCAATTATCACATCTAGGACTGTACACTAGTTTTAGTATGAATTTAGATATTACATACAAAATCATCGTGAGGAGCAAAACGTAAAACAATGCAAATTAACAGAAAATGAACCCAGAAACGGCCTTTTGAGCAAATCATGAGACATAATCGTTCAAGTTTAGCCTAAAAAAATTGGAGATTTTACTCACCAAAACAATTTTTCATCtctcaaaagaatatcatctgATCACTAGCCTAATTTTTGCGACAAAAACAGATACAAAACCAAAACAAGtttcacaaaattaaataaataaataaatcccacAAGAAGTTTCTCCTCAATCATATATATTGACTGAGCACGCTACTTCCATAACATACCTGTGAAGTGGGTTGAAGTACTGAATACCGGATGTGCAACGAACGCCCTCCTAGGTCAGGACAAGGGTGTCCATCAAATGCTTCCAATGCAGCTGTGGCGGAACTCTCATCACGATAAGAAACAATAACACGGGCACCGCTGTCGTCAGCCGCAAAGACACCTTTGAGTTCACCAAAGGCACTGAAAACTGAGGCAATGGAGTCGTAAGAAAGTCCCACCGCCGGCCCACAGTTGGCCACGTAAAGGTTGGGACTCGAATCACCTTCAAAACCCTTCGGACGCCCATACCTTGGCAATCCCATGGAAGTGACGGATATCAATCGGCTCAATTTCTTCGCCTCAGTGGAAGAATTCTGCCAATCAACAATTTTCTTAGAGCGGGTTCGTGGAAGTAAACCCGAAAAAAGAAGGAGATTCCAATGTTgtcaaaagatccaaacacacACCGGTGGTGGGAACTGTGAAGCCGCGCGAAGAATCGATGCAATAACGGAGTGGGAGGGACTTACACTGAAGAGGTTTAAGGACGACGGTTTAAGCAGCTGCGCCCGGCCCTCCTTCGTGAGAGCCTGAAAGGCTGAACCTAATAAGCTTTGGTACTGAGGATTCAAATTGATGCGTCCGAGAGCGCAGGGGGGTAGTTTTCGGTAATTGGCTCAGTCAGACCAGTATTATTGATTTCTGTGAATgcatctttaaaattatattttttaaaaattaattttatatattaaaaaaaaattcaaattaaattatgtatctttaaatcaaataataataatatttttttattttttattttttacttttttcttaaaattattattttttatagattttacAATTAGAACCATGTgttcaaaaatatcaatttaatatatctaaatattactaatttcatatatcaaaatgattaattttatcaataaatattaatatatactaaaaactactttgtatcattaacttaatacaaatttcatatatcaaaattattttaatataaattctataaaattgattttaatgaataagagagagaaaaaaatattaaaaataatgtttaaaaagTGATTCTTTAAACTTGAAGAATAGTTTGAAGAATCATTTTGCATAACTATGTAAAAATTTAGAGATGCATAAGTCAatgtaaatgaatttaaagacattattcaaatttgaagataaagatgaataaGTAAATGCTAGTACTCTCACAAGTATGTTATGGAACTAGCGGCTTCTGGTTTTATTAGTTTGATTCGGTTCGatccctttttttaatttattatatattataatatataattaaacatatgaatagtaagataagataaaataatttattaaaagttaaataaaatattattagaatattatttattattattactattttaagatttaaaaaaataattatttattatattttatataaaagtttaaaaaaattataatgataagataaaatgaaacatttttactatccaaatcatcctatcttcataattttattattaatttttttttaacaattttgaagagaaaaaaaaaataacaatcttTAGATCTAGTGTAGGTAgggaataattaataattttaaaataatgtggTATCATTAAAAACTTATGAAAATTTATGcatattcatttatttcttaatttgaCTTTTAAtgtatcttttaaaaatttcatcaaaatcttatccaattcatttttcttaagtttctttttcctttcatttttgtgAATTCTAAGTATTCAAATTAAAGATTAATccacttttatttttgtctaattaaatttctaagtGCTTTTAAAAGACTTTTGGAAGTTTCATCATATGCAATTTTTCCCCGTACGATTTGAAATCGGTTTACAAGATttcgtttttgttttctgttgtTCATCGTAGGTTAAAAACTTTGTGGAAAAAGCTTGTTGTAATATTGTATCCAACAGTTGGATGTAATCAGCTCGTTTTGGTTCAATTTTAGACATATTTTAAAGTAAATCAATACATGCCgattttgatatttgaagaaTCAATACCGCAGTACCCGTTAACCCCTAAATCAATATTTccagttttatatgttttggtCCAGTTTTTCCAAATCAAACCAGACTGAatctgtttatatatatatatatatatattaattttttatactatataaaatatttttatgtgatttttgatatataatataatatataatttttatatataatatataaaattatatataaataattttgtattatatgaaaatttattaattaatataatattaaattttaaaattttatattactatagtctattatattaataattatactaatactatatcaatatatattataatatgttattatatatcaGTATAACATATCTATTCTATATATAAGTGGCGATTGCTATGAATAGTATTTTTGTCACCTTCCGTATATATAATTTGTgtttaatgtattttatttttttatctttcttttttatgttttgtatccGTTAAACGAAGGGTTTTGATCGTTTAAGTAAAAATGCGTTACAGGGTAGgcagctttatttatttattttatctttcggtcttttctctttgtcaaaattaaattattttatctcatcctacataattataataattttttaaaatttttacataaaatataataaataatttatttttttcaaattttaaaataaaaattaatattataataatatttagataACTGTAGAATTGAATCAATAAAGAGCAAAtacactttctttcttttttcttcttttattttaataattttttatataattttaagtattttaaaaaaataaaaaaatatatcaattcattgatattcacttttttaatcattatgtaaaaaatataaaaaaaaattataaaattcaatcATCACTTTTATCATTCaattaacattttccttttatttagctttgaacaaaaacatctacataACCAAACGACCTTCATCTCTTTCCATCTTCTGTTTCCTCCTCTCTTTCATCTTAGACCCCCTCTCTCTTCTGTTTCCTCTTGTTTAACGTGTTTAACATCGGATGTTGTAGATGCAAACAACTACAAGCTATTGTAGTTGTTATTTTCGCTATGTTTCTTCTAGAGATCTATCTGCACCTCTTAGTAGTTTTCTCGACAACTTCCACAAAACTTTAAAGCTCCTTCTCGTTAGATTTCTTACATCTATGGATAGGGAGTAGCTGATTCACCAAACATAAGTTCTTTCTTGAGaaggtttaaacctattccctGAACTTGAACTAGCAAATGGTGATTTTGAGTTAGCACTCATTGATAGAATAGTTGCTACTTGGCATCTTAACAGGATTTCTCTTCATGCTTCCTTTAGAGTGGCCTGGAGCTTTCTTAGTAAGTTCCACATTGAAGATCTTGATGTAAATCTCTTCCTCTTTACATTTCAAAATGCttgtgacaaaaaaaaaatcttgaaccAAATCCCTTGGAATTTTAAGGGGCATATCCTCATCATAAAGGATTGTCATGCAAAATCCACATGGAAAGATATTAGTCTCAATACATCTCATTTCCATGTTTAAATTCATGGACTTACCTGGAATCACATGACAGAAAAAAATGCTTTTTAAATTGGGAGAGCTCTGGGTAATTATCTAGGAGTGGATGTTGATCCTGTGTTTGGTTTAACTAGAAAGAAATTTATTAGGATCAAGGTAGATGTTGACATCGCCAAACCTTTAAAACAAGGACTCTAGGAGCAAAGGGACTACAATCTCAACACTTGGGTCTCGTTTAAATATGAGTGTCTATCAGATTTTTGTTACGCTTGTGGTAGAATTGAGCATTCCCAAACCTTATGTAAATCCCTAAATTCTACTCAAGAATTGATGCCATTTGGGCCTTGGTTACGTGCAGAATCTCCTATATTCATGTAAGTCAATCCAATCCATCGAGGTCAAGTAAGGGTCACGAGGATCGCTATGGATCGCTTTTTAGAAAAAGATATGAGTCAAGTAAGCCCTCTCTCAGACTCTAAAATGTTGGAGAATGTGGGTTTTGGTTCATCGCCCCTAATTTTACCACTATCACCtttgaaggaaaaaatgaaaaaatcagCAACTAAAGACAAGAATAGGAAAGGAAAAGCTGTAGTTGAAGAAGAAAACCTCTCTATTAGAGGTAATTCTTTTGTTAAGGGAGAACTGGAGAATATTTGGGATTttcatcaagaaaaaaattagacCATTTAAAAGGCTTTCACTTCTCAAAAATATCCGATTAAGCTTAAGTCACCCTATGAACTTATTTCAAACCCAAATCTAACGATTATCATTTCAAGTCCCAAGCAGATGTAAGTGGTAGCTTTAATCAAGAAGATCTCACCTCTTGGAACTTGGCTAGGCAAAGGGAATTTGGCTTGTTACCGGAATCTCGATTGATTTCTTCAGCCCCTTGCATCGATGATCCTACGAGCAAAACTCCTCCGGGCTGGAAGGTGGAGATGAGTCCTTCTACTGTAGTCTATAGTAGTCCCTTGCAAGAATTAAATGTCTCTCCAACAACCGGGAAACCCTCATTCACTACGGGTGTAATTTCTCCTCCACCAAACACTATCCCATCAATGACTCAAGATACATTGGTCTCTCAATCAATTGACCCACAGGCTCTCTACAGTGATTTTATAGGGACGATATTGTAGAGCTTAAATATGGAAGAATGGGTCTCTCGCTGTTTGAAGGCAAATGCAGAGGTATTTATGTAAACTAAGCTTTCCAGTTTCTCATTGGTGGAAGGTAGTGCATCTCGTTCGGGTCTTTCACGGATGCAAGTGGATGGGTCTCTTAAGATGGGCTCGCGGGGGAAGATTGAAGGCTTTCAAAGCCCATCATATGTAAAGCAACAACAGGCCCAACCAGAGGTTATAGCCCAGGAAAGGAAATGGAGGTCTAGCCCCCCCTTTAATGCGCAACATCCATTGGATCCATAAATTTTAGACTCTCCATCACTTATCTTCCGATTAAGTTGAGTGCTTCTCCAATAATTTCAAGCCATCAGTCTGCTCCACAAATGCCAGGGCCCACCAAACGTTATGTGGCTAAAAATAGTTCATCTCTTCAGGATAGTCCTCTCGCCCACGACCTTTCTCATTTCTCTTCAAAGAGCTCAATTTCAATAATTCCCtcttttgaattgaaatttcaCAGAAAAAGGCAATTCCTATTTTTGCTCAGGAAACTAGCTCACTGAGAtctaaagtgaaaaaaatatcTGAAGTTGGTAATCCATAGTCAGGCAACATTATcaagtgatgaagaagaagaagcgaCTATCATGTTACTATCTATTAAATCAAAGCCCTCAAGGAAAGTTAAAAGAACAAAGGAAGCTATTAGATCAAAACCGTACAGTAGAGCAATATCAAAGGCATCACCATCCATAAAGTCCCAGAATGCTGACGAGATGGGCTCTACCATGCCTCCAAATATTTCATGAAGTCTTTGGTATGGAATTGCAGGGGACTAGCCCAATCCAAAGCAATTAGGAGTATTAGGGCttttattaataagtttaatctagatattatctttttttcagAAACCTTAGTGTCTAATGATAGCACATCTACTATTGTAAATAGACTAGGTTTTCATCATTTTGTAAACGTCCCGGCCTCGGGATAAAAATGAGGCATTTCTTATTATGGTAACCTGGTGTAGATATTGAACCGGTCTATACTAATGCTaatgctatttctatttttgtttattttgatccTCCCAATCACCCTTGATTAGCTACTTTTGCCTATGCACCGACTCAATGGAAACAAAAAGCAAATTTCTGGTATCTATTGGACTCAACGCATAGTTCATTTATTGGGCCTTAGCTTTGCATAGGAGACTTCAATGACTCATTAAACCAATAAGATAAATATGGAGGAAGGTCAGGCCAGTAACGTCATCATCTATAGGAGGCCTACAATGCTTAATGGATTCTCACGGCCTCATTGACATTGGATTTTTGGGACCCATATTCACCTGGACAAATAATCGAAATGGGAAAGCGACGATTAGAGAAAGGCTAGATCGTGGCATCGCAAATGCTCAATGGCGATTGCTTTTCCCACGAGCCACTATTTAGCATATAGTCTCTGCAGCATCAGACCATAATCCTCTCTTACTAAACACTATGAAGATAAGGAAGAATGTCTCCTCCTTtaaatttgaggaattttggacTCGAAACCCTCTCAGCAATATAATCATTTAAGAAGCTTGGCACCAACAATTCTACGGGAACCTAGTATTCATTCTCTGCCAAAAGATTAAGGAAACAAATAAGGCACTCAAGCTTTGGAATCAAAATCATTTTGGAAAAATCCAAACTAATATTCATCAACTTGAAATGAAGCTTAGCAATCTTTAGAGCAATCTACCAAACCTGTGGAgtttatagagagagaaaattctTCTTCTAAAGCTAAAAGAGCAATTGAAGTATGAAGAAACcctttggagacaaaaatcaagaATAAGTTGGCTCACCACAACAGACCTAAACACAAAGTACTACCATTTTTCAATGACTATCCGTCGAAGAAGAAATGGGATTGAATAAATCCAGATGAGCCCAGGTAATTAGACAATGGATCAGGATATTATTGAATCTACTTTCCTAAATCACTTTGAATCTATTTACACCTCATCGACTCCTATTTTTCTTGAGAATCTTGAAAATCTTTTTGAAAGTCAGATTTCAGAggatgaaaatgaatttctaaCTGCTCTGCCCTTAGACTATGAAATTTATGGAGCTCTTAAGCAAATCCCAAACCATAAAACTCCAGGACTAGATGGGATGACAACCCtcttttataaacattattgacACATCATAAAAGATAGATATGGTTGCGGTGGTTCAAAATGTTTTTAGAAGTGGGAACCTCCCGAAACAAATAAATTATGCCCACATAGTTCTCATACTGAAGGTTGTAAGCTCAAGCTCCCCTCAACACTACCGGCCAGCAAGCCTGACCAATGTCATCTATAAAGTCATTACAAAAATCCTTACAAATCATCTAAAGCAATCTCTCCCATgtataattttatcattccaAACCGCTTTTGTTCCTGGTCATAATATTAAGGAAAAGTTCATAATTACTCACAAGATGTTTCATCATCTAAAACATCACAATGGGAAAAAAGGTCAGTTGGCTTTAAGGCTCGACATGGAAAAagcttttcaattttattgaatGGAACTTTCTATTTGCTATTATGAAAGATTTGGGGTTTAGTCGGATCTAGATAAATCTCATCAAGGAATGTATTTTGACTGCTTCTTTCTCCATTCTCATTAATGGATCGCCTAAGGGGTTTTTTAAAGCTCAAAGAGGCCTTTGACAAGGTGACCCTATTTCACCTTTTCTATTCATATTGTGCACAGAGGTACTCTCAAGACTACTGGCTAGATCAGAAGCACAACGGACATTAGAAGGTATTAAAATCAGTAGAGATTGCCCCCAATTTTTCACATTCTTTTTGTAGATGATTTAATTATCTctgaaaaatcaaaggaaaagtcGATCAAAGTTATCAATAATGTTCTAGAAAACTATCAAGATTGGTTAGGCCAACACATCAATTAAAGCAAGTCCTCTATTTTCATTACCCAAAATACTAATCAGGTAACAAAAATGATAATCTTGGCAAATCTGCCATACAAAGaatcaatataaaaaatgaaatatatgtgAATGTTGACAACTttagtctttttaaaaaagaggaCTACAAAGAGATGttggagaaaataaattaaagactgGATGTTTGGAAATCAAAAATGCTTTCTCTAACGGGTAAAACAATGCTTATTAGGACAGTAATAGGCACCATCCCCACTCACCAAATGTCAACACACATGCTTCCAAAGTCCATCTGTAAGTCACTGAATGCTAGCtttagaaacttttggtggGGAAAGTCAAAAGACCAAAATCACAAGTTGTGCCTGAAATAATGGAAAATAATATGTCAACCAAAAAAAGATGGGGGATTGGGACTACGGCTTATGGAAAACCTGAATGTAGCACTGTTAGCGAAGACAGGATGGTAAATGTGCCAACCAAACAATGGTATTTGGCACaatcttttatcaaaaaaatatctaaaatcaaGTGTTTTTGGAAAAATACTCTCAAAGGTTACCGACTCAAATATCTGGAAAGGATTATTAAAGACTAGACCTTTGCTggaaaaatatatgtgtttcaaAATTTCTAATGGTATGTCTGTAAGAGCTTGGATTGATCCCTAGATTCCATCTTTGGGAGCTTTCAAGCCTATTCCCCTTCTCGATACAGCTGAGCTTTCCTCTTCACTCAAAGTCTCAGACCTGATTATTCAGGCTAATAGATGCTGGAATCTTCCAATTTTAACAACTCTCTTCCATCAAGATAGCATCAAGGATATCCTAAAAATTCCTTTGCTATTTTCCACTCATCATCCAAATAGTCTCATCTGGATCAAAACCCAAAGTGGGAGGTTCTCAATAAAAACTATCCATCACATTGCTTCAAATTTTGCAAACTCAATCAAGGAAACATTTTCGGATATCCCATGGTGGAAAATTTGGAATCTCAAAATCCACAATTGTCACAAATTccttttatgaaaaatactttGGGATATTCTACCTACGAGAGAGCACATTAAAAGATTTATCTCAAGCATTCCCTCCATTAATTGCCCACTTtgtgatgaaaagaaaaaatcttacTACACATTTTCATAGAATATCCCATATCTAGAATTCTTTGGAGTCAAAGCAATTGGCATTTAAATCTTTCTTCCTTGAGCGTAAATTCAATGAATGAATTCAATTCATTCTATATCCAAAGCAAAAGCTCGGACTTAGTTTCTAGGAAGAACatcctttcaaaatatttgtagctCTAATTTTAGACTTTATTTGGAGGCTTCGAAATGATTTTGTTCATAACCACAAGGAGCTATCTCTTCACAAGATATCACCGCAGCTGAATATCTCTTGTCAAGAAAATTTACAggcttgaaaagaaaaattcagcaccaaagtaaaaaaagaatggcaaaaattttttgtaaatcaAATTTGCATATATTTTGATGCAGCAGTTAGAAACTCTTTCTCCTTGACTTCGGTAGTAAGCAAAAACTCTATAGGAGAAGTCATTGAAAGATGGACAGAAGAAAATCTCACTACAATTCTGGTGATTGCAGAAATACTAGCGACaaaactatttttcaaaattgcagGACATTTCAACTCTCCATCCATCTATTTCGTTGGTGACTCACAATTGGTTATTTCTCTAATCAATAAAGATGGAGTGATTTGTCAAATATCCTCTATCTCGGTATTGCAACCTCCTTAAAATCTCATAATGGTTGAagctttaataaaattattaatctcAAAATTGATTTACGCATTCGGTCGCGTAACAAGTAACTACAAACTCTATCTTTAGTAGTATTTTGTTAGGTATTATTCTTACTTGTATTTTGCTTTTTAAAAGACCCCCTTGATGCTCTGtaatgttattttataatatatgcaagcttggtttaaaaaaaaaaaaaaaaaaaccgacgTGTTTAACGCCGGACAGCAGTTCTTCTTCAAGGAGCAGGAGCTCTCCGTCGATTGGAGACCTCCGTGCTGACTCGTTTCTTGACCTCATCTTCGCCGTTCGTTTTGTTGGCCTGTCTCTCTGGGAGGCATCGAATGAAGTCTGTACTGCAAACCCAGCTATCTTCGCCTAAAGCTGCAGACTTTGCATCTCTTTGTTCTTCTTGCGCTTCTGATTCTTGCCCTGACTGTGCCGATATTACAGAGGAAGGTGAAAAGCTAGCTCCTTTGTCATCTTCTGCTTCTTGTTCTTCGTGGTCGGCTTCGGCTTCCATCTTTGAGTTCTCTGGATCTGCAAGAGCTCCAGGTGGAGAACTCAACAGTTTCTTCTGCTGATCTTAAGGTTTAGGACCATAATGGTCCTCATGCAAAGGAGGCTATTGCAACTGTTTTACCCAATGGAGTTCGGTAGCTTGTTTCTAAGAGGCggaaaaaaaatgtaacatGTTCAGTTTAGCCCTTTTCGGGCTTTTGTTTTCTGAGaaacaaaatggaaattttcatatattgagcaatgcttctttttctttttttaattttatttttaatttccccgtgtttttggtcattgaaaaaaatatatgcttttGTTGTGCTGtgtttaaaggttttgataaaatTGTTTGTCTCTCTTTATTTGCCTCTTTTACAGTTTCCAGGATTGGCGCATTTGAAACTTGtttatgttaatttatttatctGATTTGCTTATCTGCAGGGCTTTAGAAGAGGCATATTGGGCACATCTTCTTAGGATTGCGAATTTTCTACAAGAGGTGCTCAAATTATCTGGCTGTCGACAGAACCATAGTTGGGGAATTCTTAAATTGGCCCCAGAGACCGGTTTTGGGTCGAGATTGAAGTCTACATTGGAGAAGCACAAGGTTTTGCAAAGATTTCTTCTTGTTCTGGCTTTGATTGGTGCTGGCATGGTGATTGGAGATGGTGTGCTCACACCAGCTATTTCTGGTAAAGTATATGAGACCTTGTTCTTCTGGGTTTTGATTCAAACTTGAAATATTGGATGTTTGTGACTAACTGGATTGGGTTTCATTTGATTGGTGCATCACAAATGTAAGACTCTCGGCTTTGTCTCTGTTTTTGTTTGATTATGAGTTGTTTGTTAAGCCCttatttgatgatatatttGATGATTGAGTAgctttggattaattttttctttaatgattTAAGGGAAAATAAGTTCTTCCTTGAATctctttagttatttttttgttcctttttagtgttctttttttttttttttggtcgttttgttgttgttgtgtgtgtggtgtttttgttgttttgggggggggggggggggggcattgGGTCATAAGAGATAAATGAAAATTGACATGCAGGAGGGAGAGTTCTGGCTTTTATTTACTCTGCTGTACACTGATGAATGGTGTCGTATGATGTGGTTTTATCGTTAAATTTTTTAGCCCGTTGAGATCATTATAAACCACAATAACTCTACTTCCGATTCTCCACGGTTTCTTAGCAACCAAACAGAACCCAACACTGTTTTTGTGCCATGAGTGCTTAGCTAAATCAGGACAATTATTTGTAACTTCACTctttataatttgaaatttattcatACTCATGATCTCTCACTAACCCCAAAGTACAACATTAACCTGGCCTATTATTTATATTGCTACATGACCAAGAACACTTCTGCTGACAAAGCATACAATACAATACAATACCCTAGTAACTAGTGAGCAACTAATAATCAACATAGTAACCCATGCAATGATCATACTTGTATCTAATAaaacatcaaaatat
This Carya illinoinensis cultivar Pawnee chromosome 11, C.illinoinensisPawnee_v1, whole genome shotgun sequence DNA region includes the following protein-coding sequences:
- the LOC122282026 gene encoding alkylated DNA repair protein ALKBH8 homolog isoform X2, producing MGLPRYGRPKGFEGDSSPNLYVANCGPAVGLSYDSIASVFSAFGELKGVFAADDSGARVIVSYRDESSATAALEAFDGHPCPDLGGRSLHIRYSVLQPTSQGQVSDSVPVSLMASELNIPGLYLLQDFVSIKEEEELLAAVEAKPWKSLAKRRVQHYGYEFCYETRNVNTRQKLGVLPTFVSLILERISSFPNLDDSTNIVLDQLTVNEYPTGVGLSPHVDTHSAFEGFIFSLSLAGPCIMEFRQYAECAWLPNHTSSPNMKTESLENDKSFLRRAIYLPPRSMLLLSGEARYAWHHYIPHHKIDLVKNSVIKRGSRRVSFTFR
- the LOC122282910 gene encoding uncharacterized protein LOC122282910 isoform X2, with protein sequence MVLMQRRLLQLFYPMEFGSLFLRGGKKMALEEAYWAHLLRIANFLQEVLKLSGCRQNHSWGILKLAPETGFGSRLKSTLEKHKVLQRFLLVLALIGAGMVIGDGVLTPAISVL
- the LOC122282910 gene encoding uncharacterized protein LOC122282910 isoform X1, producing MVLMQRRLLQLFYPMEFGSLFLRGGKKMALEEAYWAHLLRIANFLQEVLKLSGCRQNHSWGILKLAPETGFGSRLKSTLEKHKVLQRFLLVLALIGAGMVIGDGVLTPAISDVLGVP
- the LOC122282026 gene encoding alkylated DNA repair protein ALKBH8 homolog isoform X3; amino-acid sequence: MGLPRYGRPKGFEGDSSPNLYVANCGPAVGLSYDSIASVFSAFGELKGVFAADDSGARVIVSYRDESSATAALEAFDGHPCPDLGGRSLHIRYSVLQPTSQGQVSDSVPVSLMASELNIPGLYLLQDFVSIKEEEELLAAVEAKPWKSLAKRRVQHYGYEFCYEVNEYPTGVGLSPHVDTHSAFEGFIFSLSLAGPCIMEFRQYAECAWLPNHTSSPNMKTESLENDKSFLRRAIYLPPRSMLLLSGEARYAWHHYIPHHKIDLVKNSVIKRGSRRVSFTFRKVRTGPCKCEFPQYCDSPR